In the Flagellimonas sp. MMG031 genome, one interval contains:
- a CDS encoding thiol-disulfide oxidoreductase DCC family protein, translating to MEDKKIILFDGVCNLCNNAVQFVIKRDKKDIFRYAALQSEIGQELVAQRQIDTSKIDSIILIEPGVAYFTKSDAALEIAQDLGGIWKLSAIFTWIPSSIRDRIYDVVAKNRYKWFGKQDACMIPTPELKAKFLD from the coding sequence ATGGAAGATAAAAAGATAATCCTGTTCGATGGCGTTTGCAATTTGTGCAACAACGCGGTCCAATTTGTCATCAAAAGGGACAAAAAGGATATTTTTCGTTACGCGGCGCTCCAAAGTGAGATTGGACAGGAGTTGGTGGCCCAACGCCAAATCGATACCAGCAAAATCGATTCCATTATTTTGATTGAGCCCGGAGTAGCCTATTTTACCAAATCGGATGCCGCCTTGGAAATTGCCCAAGATTTAGGTGGCATCTGGAAGCTTTCGGCCATTTTTACTTGGATTCCCTCCTCCATCCGCGATCGGATCTATGACGTTGTGGCCAAAAATCGGTACAAATGGTTCGGCAAGCAGGACGCCTGCATGATACCCACCCCAGAACTTAAAGCCAAGTTTTTGGATTAA
- a CDS encoding dicarboxylate/amino acid:cation symporter, whose translation MKKLELHWQILIGMALGVLFALLMVQFDWGPKIVSDWIKPFGNIFINSLKLIAVPLILASLIKGVSDLKDISKLSKMGGRTIGIYIVTTIIAVTIGLLVVNVVKPGGSITEDTRNELVENYKGDADNIKTAADKQKEAGPLQALEDLVPSNIFKAASDNGNMLQVIFFAIFFGIGLILIPEKTAEPVKKFFDGFNEVILKLIDIIMLAAPYGVFALLAALVVESPSLDLFQALAWYAFCVLLGLALMLCVYLLIAWIFTKTNPAFFMKGMSPAQLLAFSTSSSAATLPVTMERVEEHLGVEEEVTSFVLPIGATINMDGTSLYQAVAAVFIAQAFGMDLSLSAQLGIIVTATLASIGSAAVPGAGMVMLVIVLAQAGIPEAGLALIFAVDRPLDMCRTVVNVSGDATVSLLVAKSVDKLGEPKVKNWDDNYRKQKES comes from the coding sequence ATGAAGAAATTGGAATTACACTGGCAAATCCTCATCGGGATGGCCTTGGGTGTTTTGTTTGCGTTGTTAATGGTTCAATTTGATTGGGGTCCCAAAATTGTTTCGGATTGGATCAAACCTTTTGGTAATATTTTCATCAACTCACTAAAATTGATTGCGGTGCCCTTGATTTTGGCATCGTTGATCAAGGGAGTGTCCGACCTAAAGGACATTTCGAAGCTCTCCAAAATGGGCGGTCGGACGATAGGGATTTACATCGTCACCACCATTATTGCGGTAACCATAGGTTTACTGGTCGTGAACGTGGTAAAGCCCGGTGGTTCCATTACAGAGGATACCCGGAACGAGCTTGTGGAGAACTACAAAGGCGATGCTGACAACATCAAAACTGCCGCCGACAAACAAAAGGAGGCGGGCCCCTTGCAGGCGCTGGAAGATTTGGTTCCGAGCAACATATTTAAGGCCGCGAGCGACAATGGAAACATGCTTCAGGTGATTTTCTTTGCCATATTCTTTGGGATTGGGCTCATTTTGATTCCAGAGAAAACCGCAGAACCCGTCAAAAAATTCTTCGATGGCTTTAACGAGGTCATTTTAAAATTGATAGATATTATTATGTTGGCCGCACCTTATGGTGTATTTGCGCTGTTGGCGGCCTTGGTGGTGGAGTCGCCAAGTTTGGACCTTTTCCAAGCCCTGGCATGGTATGCCTTCTGTGTACTGCTTGGTTTGGCGCTTATGCTATGTGTATATCTGCTGATTGCATGGATTTTCACCAAAACCAACCCCGCCTTTTTTATGAAAGGAATGTCCCCTGCACAATTATTGGCTTTTTCGACCAGTTCGAGTGCCGCTACCTTGCCAGTGACCATGGAAAGGGTAGAGGAGCATTTGGGCGTTGAGGAAGAGGTGACCAGTTTTGTGCTGCCCATTGGTGCCACTATCAATATGGACGGAACCAGTTTGTATCAAGCGGTAGCCGCCGTTTTTATCGCCCAAGCCTTTGGTATGGACCTGAGTCTTTCCGCTCAGTTGGGCATCATTGTTACGGCAACCTTGGCTTCCATAGGTAGTGCAGCTGTTCCCGGTGCCGGAATGGTAATGTTGGTCATCGTATTGGCACAGGCTGGGATTCCTGAGGCAGGACTTGCACTGATTTTTGCGGTGGATAGACCTTTGGATATGTGCCGTACCGTGGTGAATGTTTCCGGTGATGCCACCGTTTCTTTATTGGTTGCTAAATCCGTAGATAAATTGGGAGAGCCCAAGGTGAAGAATTGGGACGACAACTATCGGAAACAAAAAGAGAGTTAA
- the aroC gene encoding chorismate synthase yields the protein MAGNSFGQLFRLTTFGESHGKALGGIIDGCPAGITLDLEKVQEELNRRKPGQSAIVTQRKEPDTVEIYSGVFEGKTTGTPIGFAIHNTNQKSKDYSHIKDSYRPSHADYVYDKKYGFRDYRGGGRSSARETASRVVAGAIAKQFLNDIKINAFVSQVGEMKLDKPYQELDFSKIESNAVRCPDPEMAQQMEAYIKSIKKEGDTIGGVITCVAQNVPIGLGEPVFDKLHARLGEAMLSINAVKGFEYGSGFAGVAMKGSEHNDAFNPDGTTKTNRSGGIQGGISNGMDIYFSVAFKPVATVLQAYDTINKEGEQVTTQGKGRHDPCVVPRAVPIVEAMTALVLADYTLLARTNKI from the coding sequence ATGGCAGGAAATTCCTTTGGACAACTTTTTAGGCTCACCACCTTTGGTGAATCCCATGGAAAGGCTCTGGGCGGCATTATCGATGGTTGTCCCGCTGGGATAACGTTGGACCTCGAGAAGGTACAAGAAGAACTGAACCGCAGAAAGCCGGGGCAATCTGCCATCGTCACGCAACGCAAGGAGCCGGATACCGTGGAGATCTATTCCGGTGTATTCGAAGGAAAAACTACGGGAACGCCCATTGGTTTTGCCATTCACAATACCAATCAGAAGTCAAAGGACTATTCCCATATCAAGGATTCGTACCGACCTTCCCATGCGGACTATGTGTACGATAAAAAGTACGGTTTCCGTGATTACCGAGGAGGAGGCAGGAGTTCCGCACGGGAAACGGCAAGTCGAGTGGTGGCGGGAGCCATCGCCAAACAGTTTCTGAACGATATCAAAATCAACGCCTTTGTTTCGCAAGTGGGGGAGATGAAATTGGATAAACCGTATCAAGAATTGGACTTTTCCAAGATAGAATCCAATGCAGTGCGCTGTCCGGATCCTGAAATGGCCCAACAGATGGAGGCATACATCAAATCCATTAAAAAAGAAGGGGATACCATTGGTGGTGTTATCACCTGTGTGGCCCAAAATGTACCCATCGGTCTCGGAGAACCGGTTTTTGATAAGCTGCACGCCCGTTTGGGTGAAGCCATGCTTTCCATCAATGCCGTTAAGGGTTTTGAGTATGGAAGCGGCTTTGCAGGGGTTGCCATGAAGGGCAGTGAGCACAACGATGCCTTTAACCCCGATGGCACCACAAAGACCAATCGCAGTGGAGGTATCCAAGGGGGTATCAGCAATGGTATGGACATTTATTTTAGTGTTGCCTTTAAGCCTGTGGCCACTGTTCTGCAAGCCTACGACACCATCAACAAAGAAGGGGAGCAGGTGACCACCCAAGGCAAGGGAAGGCACGATCCCTGTGTGGTACCAAGGGCCGTGCCCATTGTGGAGGCCATGACGGCATTGGTGTTGGCAGACTATACGTTGCTGGCCCGTACCAACAAAATCTGA
- a CDS encoding UDP-2,3-diacylglucosamine diphosphatase produces the protein MKRRKIELAVISDVHLGTYGCHADELITYLNSIQPKKLILNGDIIDIWQFSKRYFPPSHLKVLRKIIGMASRGTEVYYITGNHDEMLRKFSDTSMGNFKIMNKLVLNLDGKKAWIFHGDVFDVSIQNAKWLAKLGGYGYDLLILINSFLNWCLAKMGREKYSLSKKIKNSVKGAVKYINDFEKTAAELAIENEYDYVVCGHIHQPKKEIYENKYGRCTYLNSGDWVENLTALEYSFKRWKIYHYNHDRLSPFFMDEDLKEMDMNDLIASITDKEVKMEDLTEQQFSESEEHIDPDFLDNKGLSQD, from the coding sequence TTGAAAAGAAGGAAGATAGAATTGGCAGTTATCTCGGATGTTCACCTAGGAACCTATGGCTGCCATGCGGACGAACTGATCACATACCTCAACAGCATTCAGCCCAAAAAACTGATTTTAAACGGGGACATTATCGATATTTGGCAGTTTAGCAAGCGATACTTCCCTCCTTCCCATTTAAAAGTGTTAAGAAAGATCATTGGAATGGCCTCCAGGGGTACCGAAGTGTACTATATTACTGGAAATCACGATGAAATGCTCCGTAAGTTCAGTGATACTTCAATGGGCAACTTTAAGATCATGAACAAATTGGTGTTGAACCTCGACGGTAAAAAAGCATGGATCTTTCATGGTGATGTGTTCGATGTTTCTATTCAAAATGCCAAATGGTTGGCCAAATTGGGAGGATATGGCTATGACCTACTTATTTTGATCAATAGTTTCCTTAATTGGTGCTTGGCCAAAATGGGACGGGAAAAATATTCCTTGTCCAAAAAAATAAAGAACAGCGTAAAGGGCGCGGTCAAATATATCAATGACTTTGAAAAAACCGCTGCAGAACTCGCGATAGAAAACGAGTACGATTATGTGGTCTGCGGACACATCCATCAACCTAAAAAAGAGATCTACGAAAACAAATATGGTCGATGCACCTATCTAAATTCCGGGGATTGGGTGGAAAACCTTACCGCTCTGGAATATTCCTTTAAGCGTTGGAAAATTTACCACTACAATCACGACCGGCTCTCCCCTTTCTTTATGGACGAAGACCTAAAGGAAATGGATATGAACGACCTTATTGCATCCATTACGGACAAGGAAGTGAAGATGGAAGACCTTACCGAACAACAATTCAGTGAGAGCGAAGAGCATATCGACCCTGATTTCTTAGACAACAAGGGCCTGTCTCAAGATTGA
- a CDS encoding FAD-linked oxidase C-terminal domain-containing protein yields the protein MDKKLLKDLSESLEGELLFDELSRAIYATDASVYRKLPLAVAYPKNPQDIKTLLGFANKNRVGLIPRTAGTSLAGQCVGEGIVVDVSRHFTKIIHLNKEKKQVTVQPGVVRDELNQYLQPFGLFFGPNTSTSNRCMIGGMVGNNSSGTTSIQYGVTRDKVVAMQCILSDGSDAHFTDISKEIFDQKRIGDSLEANIYQKLYEELSNPETQQQIADEFPKPSIHRRNTGYAVDELLKNRIFGDEKEDFNLCKLLSGSEGTLAFTTEVTLQLDDVPPPFAAMVATHYHTLEDCLSDVAPVMQHSLHLCEMMDKVILDCTKNNRAQLANRFFVEGDPAGILMLEVKATTTEDLEKQLEALLKTIEKSGLSYASPVLYGEDINKAIELRKAGLGLLGNMVGDRKAVACIEDTAVALEDLKDFIGEFTQIMKEYGQDAVYYAHAGAGELHLRPILNLKKAEDVVLFRRITTDVAQLTKKYRGSFSGEHGDGIVRAEFIPLMIGEANYELLKRVKTIFDPNGVLNPGKIVDAYPMDESLRYEVDRKEPEVSTAMDFSDSEGILKAAEKCNGSGDCRKSHHMSGAMCPSYQATKNEKDTTRARANALREFLTHSEKPNRFDHEELKQVFDLCLSCKACASECPSNVDVATLKAEFLYHYQEANGYSLRSKLFAHNTQLNALGSKVSGVTNWMYESKTIGNFIKKATGVAPERSLPQVGRFNFNNHLKKQRAARTELSKKQVVLYIDEFVQYLDIQIGKDAIELLCKLGYDVELFYGESGRTYLSKGFLKQAKKLVARNLERLKPILDAGTSIVGLEPSAILSFRDEYQRLHEDKGQLTKLASQSFLIEEFLASEIAVKQITSESFTKEERTIKIHGHCHQKALSNQKVTFDMLNLPENYKVTIIPSGCCGMAGSFGYEKEHYEVSMQVGELKLFPAVKKSSTDTIIAANGTSCRHQIKDGTKREALHPVSILRQALVV from the coding sequence TTGGATAAAAAATTGTTAAAAGACCTCTCTGAATCCTTGGAAGGGGAGTTGTTGTTCGACGAATTGAGCAGGGCGATTTATGCCACAGATGCTTCGGTGTATCGCAAACTGCCCTTAGCGGTGGCCTATCCCAAAAATCCACAGGATATCAAAACATTATTGGGTTTCGCCAACAAAAATAGGGTTGGACTGATTCCTCGGACAGCAGGAACTTCTTTGGCCGGACAATGCGTAGGGGAGGGCATTGTGGTGGATGTGAGCCGACACTTCACCAAAATCATCCATTTGAACAAGGAGAAAAAGCAAGTGACCGTTCAGCCTGGGGTGGTACGTGACGAGCTCAATCAGTACCTACAACCTTTTGGTCTCTTTTTTGGGCCAAACACCTCCACGTCAAACCGATGTATGATCGGTGGCATGGTAGGCAACAATTCTTCGGGAACCACTTCCATACAATACGGCGTTACCCGCGATAAGGTGGTTGCCATGCAATGCATTCTGTCCGATGGGAGCGATGCACACTTTACGGATATATCCAAAGAAATATTTGACCAAAAGCGGATTGGGGATTCTTTGGAAGCTAACATATACCAAAAACTTTACGAAGAACTTTCCAATCCGGAAACGCAGCAACAGATTGCCGATGAATTCCCGAAACCGAGCATTCACAGACGCAATACGGGTTATGCGGTGGACGAACTATTGAAGAACCGGATTTTTGGGGATGAAAAGGAGGACTTCAATTTGTGCAAGCTTTTATCGGGCAGTGAGGGAACTTTGGCCTTTACCACCGAAGTGACCCTTCAGCTTGATGATGTACCGCCTCCCTTTGCGGCCATGGTGGCTACCCATTACCATACCTTGGAGGATTGCTTGAGCGATGTGGCTCCCGTGATGCAGCACAGCCTGCACCTATGCGAGATGATGGATAAGGTAATTCTGGACTGTACCAAGAACAATCGTGCACAATTGGCCAATCGTTTTTTCGTGGAGGGCGACCCAGCCGGAATTTTGATGTTGGAGGTCAAGGCAACTACCACGGAAGATCTGGAAAAGCAGTTGGAAGCCCTGCTCAAAACCATTGAAAAGTCGGGATTGAGCTATGCCAGTCCTGTTTTGTACGGGGAAGACATCAACAAGGCCATCGAACTTCGTAAGGCCGGATTGGGATTGCTAGGCAATATGGTGGGAGACCGTAAAGCGGTAGCCTGTATCGAAGACACCGCAGTGGCCTTGGAAGACCTGAAGGATTTTATCGGGGAGTTTACCCAGATCATGAAAGAATATGGGCAGGATGCCGTGTACTACGCCCATGCAGGGGCTGGAGAATTGCATTTGAGGCCCATTCTGAATCTAAAAAAGGCAGAAGATGTGGTCTTGTTCCGGCGTATCACCACCGATGTGGCCCAACTCACCAAAAAATACCGAGGCAGTTTTAGTGGCGAACATGGAGATGGTATCGTCCGCGCTGAATTCATTCCATTGATGATCGGAGAGGCCAATTATGAACTCCTGAAACGCGTAAAAACGATTTTCGACCCCAATGGAGTCCTGAATCCGGGAAAGATAGTGGATGCCTACCCCATGGATGAGTCCTTGCGATACGAGGTAGACCGAAAAGAGCCCGAAGTTTCTACTGCTATGGATTTTTCGGATAGTGAGGGTATTTTAAAGGCTGCGGAAAAATGCAACGGAAGTGGTGATTGCCGCAAAAGCCACCACATGAGCGGTGCCATGTGCCCCAGTTATCAGGCGACCAAAAATGAGAAAGATACGACAAGGGCCAGGGCCAATGCGCTGCGGGAGTTTTTGACGCATTCCGAAAAACCGAACCGCTTCGACCATGAAGAGCTAAAGCAGGTCTTTGACCTTTGTTTGAGTTGCAAGGCCTGTGCCAGTGAGTGCCCGAGCAATGTGGACGTGGCCACCTTGAAGGCGGAGTTTCTGTACCATTATCAGGAAGCGAACGGCTATTCCTTGCGCAGCAAGCTGTTTGCCCACAATACCCAACTGAATGCCTTGGGCAGCAAGGTTTCAGGAGTAACCAATTGGATGTACGAATCCAAAACCATTGGGAATTTCATCAAAAAAGCTACTGGAGTGGCGCCTGAAAGGAGTTTACCACAAGTAGGACGCTTTAATTTTAACAATCACCTTAAAAAGCAGCGTGCAGCGCGTACGGAGCTTTCCAAAAAGCAGGTGGTGCTATATATCGATGAGTTTGTCCAATATTTGGATATCCAGATCGGTAAGGATGCCATCGAATTGCTGTGCAAATTGGGTTACGATGTGGAACTATTTTATGGGGAGAGCGGGAGAACCTATCTATCGAAGGGATTTTTAAAACAGGCCAAAAAATTGGTCGCCCGTAATTTGGAACGCCTCAAGCCCATTTTGGATGCCGGAACTTCCATTGTGGGACTGGAGCCTTCGGCCATACTCTCTTTTAGGGACGAATACCAACGGTTGCACGAGGATAAGGGCCAATTGACCAAACTGGCTTCGCAATCCTTTTTGATCGAGGAATTTTTGGCTTCGGAAATAGCAGTAAAACAAATTACTTCGGAAAGTTTCACCAAAGAAGAGCGGACCATAAAAATCCACGGACATTGCCATCAAAAAGCATTGAGCAACCAAAAAGTGACCTTTGATATGCTCAACCTGCCCGAAAATTACAAAGTAACCATCATCCCGTCGGGTTGTTGTGGCATGGCGGGTTCCTTTGGGTACGAAAAGGAACATTATGAGGTGAGTATGCAGGTTGGGGAGCTCAAATTATTTCCAGCAGTGAAGAAAAGTTCAACGGACACCATTATTGCGGCCAATGGAACCAGTTGTAGGCATCAAATCAAGGATGGGACGAAAAGGGAGGCATTGCACCCGGTCTCAATCTTGAGACAGGCCCTTGTTGTCTAA